A window of the Pyrodictium abyssi genome harbors these coding sequences:
- a CDS encoding transcriptional regulator encodes MPEKLDFSNVPLRPTSKREIRLLETALIVGTLYRPDIMELIRDPLEKATWLDSLAVAAAALAREKAGYTVSQIAEELGRSETTIRAHLSGKTKAGKIVRETYEKLARGQLELSIPFIAGGQQELSEELEELRLENEKLRKELEQCREIETIRKQLEEIRGEIGKLEAEKKELETRLEECAEKAKLIEEIRSLVCGTQ; translated from the coding sequence TTGCCGGAGAAGCTAGACTTTTCCAACGTACCTCTACGACCGACGTCCAAGAGGGAAATCAGGCTTCTCGAAACCGCGCTGATAGTAGGTACGTTGTACAGGCCCGACATAATGGAGCTTATAAGGGACCCCCTCGAGAAGGCTACATGGCTAGATAGCCTAGCTGTTGCGGCTGCTGCTCTTGCCAGGGAGAAGGCCGGGTACACAGTGAGCCAGATAGCGGAGGAGCTAGGCCGCAGCGAGACCACTATACGTGCACATCTAAGCGGCAAGACTAAGGCCGGCAAGATAGTCAGGGAGACCTACGAGAAGCTTGCAAGAGGACAACTAGAACTATCCATACCATTCATCGCCGGTGGCCAGCAAGAGCTAAGCGAGGAGCTAGAGGAGCTTAGGCTGGAAAACGAGAAGCTGAGGAAAGAGCTCGAACAATGCCGCGAGATAGAAACAATTAGGAAACAACTAGAGGAGATACGGGGAGAAATAGGGAAGCTAGAGGCAGAGAAAAAGGAACTCGAGACCCGGCTCGAAGAATGCGCGGAGAAGGCGAAACTGATAGAAGAGATACGTAGCCTAGTCTGCGGCACCCAATAG
- a CDS encoding Nre family DNA repair protein, translating to MGRRIPPQLCARCKGYKKLCGLPACPILEKFRLQAEAVSRIQGGREVEGATPPSIVVGEAGYPRVPLLFNIPPGAYGDSARIYDAPEIWRETRPSLRELLRLRSSLVASITRFDARNPWRLYEKEISLVAVSERSVESRALLAKPPIPSLRFDGILAPQGPTAPAEKIEVEGSPKLPRRLEKLIWDDARSTEAMLELYKSGVDVYLLIRALSLGLFGRIRSRRLVPTRWAITAVDQTISTRLLHQVRTCDTIDQVELYHGGYLGNYFTVILVPGGYEAEMIEVWHPLTPWTRSADRPVVFYIEEHPSLRIEPLDGGYIAARLAVAEHLYRRRRQAKVIIVREITKDYYAPIGNWHIRETMRRILSAGPTAVFSDLDSAIGAAARLAKSQEAADALKRSKLARRFKTSTTLDMFLKR from the coding sequence TTGGGGCGGCGTATACCTCCACAACTATGTGCTAGGTGTAAAGGCTACAAGAAGCTCTGCGGCCTCCCCGCATGCCCTATCCTAGAGAAGTTCCGGCTCCAAGCAGAGGCAGTCTCAAGGATACAGGGTGGGCGAGAAGTCGAAGGGGCTACACCTCCAAGCATAGTTGTTGGCGAGGCTGGCTATCCTCGTGTACCACTACTCTTCAACATACCTCCGGGCGCATATGGTGACAGCGCACGCATCTACGATGCTCCGGAGATCTGGAGGGAGACCCGTCCCAGCCTCCGGGAGCTTCTCAGACTCCGGTCAAGCCTCGTGGCATCCATCACGCGGTTTGATGCGAGAAACCCATGGAGACTTTACGAGAAGGAGATATCGCTCGTAGCCGTCTCCGAGAGGTCTGTGGAGAGTCGGGCACTGCTAGCTAAGCCGCCGATACCGAGCCTCCGGTTCGATGGTATCCTGGCTCCTCAGGGCCCCACCGCGCCAGCCGAGAAAATAGAGGTGGAGGGGTCTCCTAAGCTTCCGAGGAGACTTGAGAAGCTGATATGGGATGACGCTAGGAGTACAGAGGCTATGCTAGAGCTCTACAAGAGCGGGGTCGATGTCTATCTTCTCATTCGGGCTCTATCCCTGGGCTTGTTCGGTAGAATACGCAGCAGGAGGCTTGTGCCCACACGCTGGGCTATTACAGCTGTCGACCAAACTATATCCACTAGGCTACTCCACCAAGTGAGAACATGCGACACTATAGACCAGGTTGAGCTCTACCATGGAGGGTACCTGGGTAACTACTTCACAGTTATACTCGTGCCGGGCGGCTACGAGGCGGAGATGATAGAAGTGTGGCATCCGTTAACGCCCTGGACACGCTCTGCCGACAGGCCAGTAGTATTCTACATAGAGGAGCATCCTAGCCTCCGGATAGAGCCGCTGGACGGTGGCTACATAGCGGCTAGGCTTGCTGTAGCAGAGCATCTCTATAGACGTAGAAGACAAGCCAAAGTGATTATAGTGAGAGAGATAACGAAGGACTACTATGCTCCCATTGGCAACTGGCACATCCGGGAGACTATGAGGCGGATCCTATCAGCCGGACCTACAGCCGTATTCAGTGACCTCGATTCTGCAATAGGCGCCGCCGCCAGGCTTGCCAAGTCACAAGAGGCCGCTGACGCGCTTAAACGGAGTAAGCTCGCACGCAGGTTCAAGACCTCTACGACGCTGGACATGTTCCTTAAGAGGTGA
- a CDS encoding 60S ribosomal export protein NMD3: MERICARCGRLLSEHESIGPLCLSCYLETHRVLCAPGRVSFEYCKHCGSIRAGHKWVEGGELDAASSKFLKWYLSERVTPCSSDVAEYSLVSVEPVTMPSWRTIYRATFSVKLRGIDSPVSVQYSIDVRAKPTICPACKDVRGGDYNVLLQVRGETPKKLAELLSPVIEASSQIMGSIVDIIEYSNGVDFLLLDRGSASKIVRQLKKHYRLRVHSSGEDVGVTSRGRMRRRLVLSVHLEERRR, encoded by the coding sequence ATGGAGCGTATATGTGCAAGATGTGGTAGGCTTCTCAGCGAGCACGAAAGCATAGGCCCTCTCTGTCTCAGCTGCTACCTAGAGACGCATAGAGTGCTCTGTGCCCCCGGCCGGGTAAGCTTCGAGTACTGTAAGCACTGCGGATCGATAAGGGCGGGACACAAGTGGGTTGAAGGCGGCGAGCTGGACGCAGCCTCAAGCAAGTTTCTCAAGTGGTACCTCTCAGAAAGAGTAACTCCTTGTAGTAGCGACGTTGCAGAGTATAGCCTTGTATCGGTCGAGCCTGTGACGATGCCCTCCTGGCGGACGATATACCGTGCAACATTCTCTGTGAAGCTCCGGGGTATAGACTCGCCGGTCTCCGTACAGTATAGTATAGATGTGAGGGCAAAGCCAACGATCTGCCCAGCATGCAAGGACGTTAGGGGTGGCGACTACAATGTTCTTCTGCAGGTGCGGGGAGAGACGCCTAAGAAGCTCGCCGAGCTACTCTCGCCTGTAATAGAGGCGAGTAGCCAGATAATGGGGTCGATAGTGGACATAATAGAGTACAGTAATGGTGTTGACTTTCTGCTGCTGGATAGGGGTAGTGCGTCGAAAATAGTACGGCAACTGAAGAAGCATTACAGACTGAGAGTGCATAGTAGCGGAGAAGATGTTGGAGTCACTTCTCGTGGGAGGATGAGGAGGCGGCTAGTGTTATCTGTTCACCTAGAGGAGAGAAGGCGATGA
- the prf1 gene encoding peptide chain release factor aRF-1: protein MQDAQKLTIDKRTLKQIIKELKKWKAPATVLLSLYIPPGRPISDVASLLRTEYSITDNIKLKRTRDAVQRALSAAMDRLSRIQKVPPNGLVLFCGEDMETRDFICLMFSPPEPVPVFFYRTDKWFHTEFLEEMVEHEETFGLVIVERDQATIGLLKGSRIQVLEELEGYVPGKHHKGGQSQRRFDRQIEQFVKGFYREVAEAMNKHFLPLIQKNVLKAIILGGPGYAKQDFLEDAKDFLDYRVRQKIARETIDVAYQGEAGLRELVIKASEIIAKNKYAELVKAIEEFKLHLAKDDGLAVYGDKMVKQALQMGALKVIILDEERDDAELLADEAKKYGTQVYFLSGDIPEAEWIRKTFKGLVGILRFRLS from the coding sequence GTGCAGGATGCACAGAAGCTCACCATAGATAAGAGGACGCTTAAACAGATAATAAAGGAGCTCAAGAAATGGAAAGCGCCCGCCACAGTACTGCTAAGCCTCTACATACCACCGGGTAGGCCGATAAGCGACGTAGCTAGCCTTCTCCGCACCGAGTACTCCATAACAGATAACATAAAGCTGAAGAGGACACGCGACGCTGTACAGCGTGCCCTATCAGCCGCAATGGATAGGCTGAGTAGGATTCAGAAGGTACCGCCAAACGGCCTAGTACTGTTCTGCGGCGAGGACATGGAGACCAGGGACTTCATATGCCTGATGTTCTCGCCGCCGGAGCCTGTTCCAGTATTCTTCTACCGTACAGACAAGTGGTTCCACACAGAGTTCCTCGAAGAGATGGTAGAGCACGAGGAAACATTCGGGCTGGTGATAGTAGAAAGGGACCAGGCCACTATAGGCCTGCTGAAGGGCAGCAGGATACAGGTACTAGAGGAGCTGGAAGGCTATGTACCGGGTAAGCACCACAAGGGCGGCCAGAGCCAGAGGCGTTTCGACCGCCAGATAGAGCAGTTCGTTAAGGGCTTCTACCGCGAAGTAGCAGAGGCTATGAACAAGCACTTCCTGCCGCTTATCCAGAAGAATGTGCTGAAGGCCATCATACTCGGCGGGCCTGGCTACGCTAAGCAAGACTTCCTCGAGGATGCCAAGGACTTCCTAGACTACCGTGTACGCCAGAAAATAGCGAGGGAAACCATAGACGTGGCATACCAGGGCGAGGCGGGGCTCCGCGAACTAGTAATAAAGGCCTCCGAGATTATAGCCAAGAACAAGTATGCAGAGCTAGTAAAGGCCATTGAGGAGTTTAAGCTCCACCTAGCCAAGGATGATGGCCTCGCGGTCTACGGCGACAAGATGGTGAAGCAAGCCCTCCAGATGGGTGCGCTAAAAGTCATAATACTCGACGAGGAGCGTGACGATGCGGAGCTGCTGGCAGACGAGGCCAAGAAGTACGGCACCCAGGTATACTTCCTGAGCGGCGACATACCCGAGGCAGAATGGATACGAAAAACCTTCAAGGGCCTGGTAGGTATACTCCGCTTTAGGCTCTCATAA
- a CDS encoding helix-turn-helix domain-containing protein, with protein MSVSPRQNNYTEEQETYVYNKDIVLHKLYEDEEVVVVVAPNEDQLRDIILRLLRERPMTVRELHSILSGLASEDKIRYALNKLAEEGIVESDEEGRYYAYYI; from the coding sequence GTGTCGGTCAGCCCTAGGCAGAACAACTATACCGAGGAGCAGGAAACCTACGTATACAACAAAGACATTGTCCTCCACAAGCTCTATGAAGACGAAGAAGTAGTTGTGGTTGTGGCCCCGAACGAGGACCAGTTAAGAGACATAATTCTACGCCTCCTCAGGGAAAGACCGATGACTGTACGTGAACTTCATTCCATACTCTCGGGCCTGGCAAGCGAAGACAAGATACGCTATGCACTCAACAAGCTGGCTGAGGAGGGTATCGTCGAAAGTGACGAAGAGGGAAGATACTACGCATACTACATCTAG
- a CDS encoding replication initiator protein WhiP, whose protein sequence is MRGRSSDELEALPELLDTGSTPAKKQRGGPRSRLVEAIAVLLLARPMRAAEIAQVLGKSTRYVSSYLSYWRTRGLFEYENGFWVLTPEGEEFARNILEREMNSRVAQYAALARQIVSDKPLHVTPTMKHKDGLRSSQQSGEPQPFIVSLTINADNKTQEQLLASCSRALLEELDIDDDERHVLELLLEHYRRWNMTYMYLDQLERELEADRVWLVGVLRSLQTKGLVYLYNDRRLGMRIGLSRKVKNALSACMRAIL, encoded by the coding sequence ATGAGAGGACGCAGCAGCGACGAGCTAGAGGCGCTACCGGAGCTCCTGGATACAGGCAGCACGCCTGCCAAGAAGCAGAGAGGCGGACCCCGTAGCAGGCTCGTAGAAGCCATAGCCGTCCTGCTCCTAGCCCGACCAATGAGGGCTGCCGAGATAGCACAGGTACTAGGGAAGTCTACCAGGTATGTGAGCAGCTACCTAAGCTACTGGAGAACCCGGGGGCTCTTCGAGTACGAGAACGGATTCTGGGTGCTTACACCCGAAGGCGAGGAGTTTGCGAGGAACATCCTAGAGCGTGAAATGAACTCAAGAGTCGCACAGTATGCAGCACTAGCACGCCAGATAGTTTCAGACAAACCACTACATGTTACACCGACAATGAAACACAAGGACGGCCTCCGCTCCAGCCAACAATCAGGCGAACCCCAGCCATTCATTGTCAGTTTAACTATTAATGCTGACAATAAAACACAAGAACAGCTGCTCGCATCGTGCAGTAGAGCACTGCTAGAGGAGCTAGACATTGACGATGATGAGCGGCATGTACTGGAACTACTACTAGAACACTACCGGCGATGGAACATGACGTACATGTACCTAGACCAGCTCGAGAGGGAGCTTGAAGCAGATAGGGTATGGCTTGTTGGAGTCCTTAGAAGTCTTCAGACAAAGGGCCTTGTATACCTGTATAACGACCGCAGGCTCGGAATGCGAATAGGCCTCTCAAGGAAGGTGAAGAATGCTCTCTCGGCATGCATGCGCGCAATATTATAG
- a CDS encoding adenosine-specific kinase, translated as MANQQEVKIHVVDIPVPEGVNVIVGQAHFIKTLEDLYEALVTSVPGIKFGIAFCEASQKRLIRYEGNDDELQRLAVEAAKRISAGHVFVIYIKNAWPINVLNAIKNVQEVVRVFAATANPLQVLVAETSQGRGVIGVVDGYPPVGVETEDDIAERRLFLRKIGYKK; from the coding sequence GTGGCTAACCAACAAGAGGTAAAAATACATGTAGTCGATATCCCAGTGCCCGAAGGCGTCAACGTGATAGTCGGGCAAGCACACTTCATAAAGACGCTTGAGGATCTCTATGAAGCCCTAGTAACGAGTGTCCCGGGAATAAAGTTCGGCATAGCGTTCTGCGAAGCGAGCCAAAAGAGGCTAATACGATACGAGGGCAACGACGATGAGCTGCAAAGGCTTGCGGTAGAAGCAGCGAAGAGGATCTCAGCAGGCCACGTGTTCGTAATCTATATCAAGAACGCCTGGCCCATAAACGTGCTTAACGCTATAAAGAACGTGCAAGAGGTGGTAAGAGTCTTCGCTGCTACGGCCAATCCGCTGCAAGTTCTAGTAGCGGAGACAAGCCAGGGGAGAGGCGTCATTGGTGTAGTAGACGGCTATCCCCCCGTAGGAGTTGAAACGGAAGATGACATTGCCGAGAGAAGACTCTTCCTACGGAAGATAGGCTACAAGAAGTAG
- the hxlB gene encoding 6-phospho-3-hexuloisomerase, whose protein sequence is MGNLLEYVQKTMKEIVIFIDKVIERLKPEQIKQMLDTLERVYRDGHKVLVMGAGRSGLVGRAFAMRLMHLGFNVYVLGETITPSIGKDDVVVAISGSGRTKLIVTAAEAAKKVNATVIAITSYPDSPLGQLADIVVEIPGRTKMAPDIDYFARQILGIHEPLAPLGTLFEDTALVFLDGVVVELMHRLGKSEADLRAKHANIEL, encoded by the coding sequence ATGGGGAACCTCTTGGAGTACGTACAGAAGACTATGAAGGAGATAGTGATATTCATCGACAAGGTCATCGAGAGGCTAAAGCCCGAACAGATTAAACAGATGCTTGACACACTTGAACGCGTCTACCGCGACGGCCATAAGGTTCTAGTAATGGGCGCAGGACGCAGCGGCCTAGTAGGCCGAGCCTTCGCCATGAGGCTTATGCACCTAGGCTTCAACGTATACGTGCTGGGCGAGACAATAACCCCCAGCATAGGGAAGGATGACGTTGTTGTCGCGATATCCGGCTCCGGCCGGACAAAGCTCATCGTAACCGCGGCTGAGGCTGCAAAGAAGGTCAACGCCACTGTCATAGCTATAACTAGCTATCCGGACAGCCCCCTAGGCCAGCTAGCAGATATAGTAGTGGAGATACCCGGCAGAACAAAAATGGCACCCGACATAGACTACTTCGCACGTCAGATACTAGGTATACACGAGCCCCTAGCGCCGCTCGGCACACTCTTCGAGGACACAGCACTTGTGTTCCTAGACGGTGTCGTAGTAGAGCTGATGCACCGTCTAGGCAAGAGTGAGGCAGACCTACGGGCTAAACACGCAAACATAGAGCTATAG
- a CDS encoding SPL family radical SAM protein: protein MRSSKPGKKPQPSIPRGTLIGVFDPWRSSLCTCPLKYSLNPYTGCSHFCLYCYATSYIGLRKSTPKKDYRERLLRDINKIDPRYHIDISTSSDPYPPEEEQHRITRWTLEQLLPRGFRVLIVTKGALVARDADILSKGNAAVTMTITTMDRTLAAKLEPGAPSPRDRVKALEKLNEAGVPIGLRLDPVFPMLTDDEHSIREVLEAAAAAGVRFVVTSVYKARPDNLRRVLSAFPELEEEYNKIYRARGERISGYWYPELGLRIRILEKVRAIALRLGLEFATCREGLQHLNTAPSCDGSHLIPTRIAQKGYQRQLDAWLRS, encoded by the coding sequence ATGAGGAGCAGCAAGCCCGGCAAGAAGCCACAGCCAAGTATACCCCGCGGAACACTCATAGGTGTCTTTGACCCGTGGCGGAGCAGCCTATGCACATGCCCGCTGAAGTATTCTCTTAACCCGTATACCGGGTGTAGCCATTTCTGCCTCTACTGCTACGCAACCTCGTACATAGGCCTTAGGAAGAGCACACCCAAGAAAGACTATAGGGAAAGACTCCTACGCGACATAAACAAGATCGATCCCCGCTACCATATAGACATCTCTACGAGTAGTGACCCGTATCCCCCGGAGGAGGAGCAACACCGTATCACCCGCTGGACGCTCGAGCAGCTACTACCTCGCGGCTTCCGTGTACTCATAGTCACGAAGGGCGCACTCGTAGCACGCGACGCTGACATACTGTCGAAAGGAAACGCTGCAGTAACCATGACTATAACCACTATGGATAGAACACTAGCCGCCAAACTAGAGCCGGGCGCCCCATCGCCCAGGGACCGCGTGAAAGCCCTGGAGAAGCTTAACGAGGCAGGAGTCCCCATAGGGCTAAGGCTAGATCCCGTGTTTCCCATGTTAACTGACGACGAGCACTCCATTAGGGAGGTCCTGGAGGCGGCTGCAGCCGCAGGAGTTAGGTTCGTTGTAACATCTGTCTATAAGGCTAGACCCGACAACCTCCGCAGGGTCCTCTCAGCGTTCCCGGAGCTAGAAGAGGAGTACAACAAGATCTACCGCGCAAGAGGCGAGAGGATTAGCGGCTACTGGTATCCAGAGCTAGGTCTTCGAATCAGAATACTTGAGAAGGTACGGGCTATAGCTCTCCGGCTCGGGCTGGAGTTTGCCACATGCCGGGAGGGGCTACAGCATCTAAATACTGCGCCTAGCTGTGATGGCTCACACCTCATACCTACAAGGATCGCGCAGAAAGGCTACCAGAGACAGCTTGATGCGTGGCTACGCTCGTAG
- a CDS encoding DUF2258 domain-containing protein: MPQLSTGLVIAGAYADKLRRVLFAQLRNEIKSGKIDSKQVARRAGEINRLLFEILVNKLKIDKGDAVRIRVEYEIKDGDIVWKLNTLRIEAFRRIPDDEVGRAIQEVVEKAEHVLARPETEEERAWTSMTEAEVEREIRAAKKPIEPPVKLKEAIVYGKTRRDEYLAILKDDNDENVGLAIMASENGRTRILAILVPGKEAYRAEVYVNAGIDELNDNPSKIVEAVQEARFEKISREEAERIIREKMEEML, translated from the coding sequence GTGCCCCAGCTCTCTACGGGGCTCGTTATAGCTGGCGCGTACGCTGACAAGCTACGCCGTGTACTATTCGCCCAGCTCCGGAACGAGATAAAGAGCGGTAAGATTGACTCCAAACAAGTGGCTCGCCGTGCCGGCGAGATCAACCGGCTCCTCTTCGAGATACTCGTCAACAAGCTCAAGATAGACAAGGGTGATGCCGTCAGGATACGTGTAGAGTACGAGATAAAAGATGGCGATATAGTCTGGAAGCTAAACACGCTGCGGATTGAAGCCTTCCGGAGGATACCCGACGACGAAGTAGGGAGGGCCATACAAGAGGTTGTAGAGAAGGCTGAACATGTTCTTGCCAGGCCAGAGACCGAGGAAGAGCGTGCATGGACATCGATGACGGAAGCCGAGGTAGAACGAGAAATAAGGGCCGCAAAGAAGCCTATAGAACCACCAGTAAAGCTCAAAGAAGCGATAGTCTACGGCAAGACGAGGAGAGACGAGTACCTCGCAATACTGAAGGATGACAACGACGAAAACGTCGGTCTTGCCATAATGGCTAGCGAGAATGGTAGAACACGTATCCTGGCAATACTAGTGCCGGGCAAGGAGGCTTACCGGGCTGAAGTATACGTAAACGCGGGGATAGACGAGCTAAACGACAATCCAAGCAAGATAGTGGAAGCTGTACAGGAAGCACGCTTCGAGAAGATAAGCCGCGAGGAGGCAGAGAGAATAATCCGAGAGAAGATGGAGGAGATGCTATAG